Proteins from a genomic interval of Mustela lutreola isolate mMusLut2 chromosome 4, mMusLut2.pri, whole genome shotgun sequence:
- the LOC131830108 gene encoding uncharacterized protein LOC131830108, with amino-acid sequence MLKAADASCAAASAGEWSALEFEQGPEPSQRHLRSRPPPPSSNSRSLRHSASHRPRAAVRPHSQSRGSLLKPPRRRRSPHAPAPAIGPAAAPDGSCSPGPRGPYTRSGARERVAGGTVVAGLTSSGSGASFSSRPCRETQVLRGRAGASVQAAVSIVSPPGTRRCLGRMGCAAAPGLLGPRPGIGEVGSWRLGTALSPARRMLAQRRHTICSVTLQLLEESGL; translated from the exons ATGTTGAAA GCCGCCGACGCCTCCTGCGCCGCCGCTTCCGCCGGTGAATGGTCAGCGCTGGAGTTTGAACAGGGCCCTGAACCATCTCAACGCCATTTGCGCTCCCggcccccacctccttcctccaaCAGCCGCTCGCTCCGTCACTCCGCTTCCCACAGGCCCCGCGCGGCCGTCCGACCCCACAGCCAATCGCGCGGCAGCTTACTCAAACCGCCGCGCAGGCGCCGCTCCCCGCATGCTCCGGCGCCCGCCATTGGTCCGGCCGCGGCGCCCGACGGGAGTTGTAGTCCCGGTCCGCGAGGTCCCTATACTCGGAGCGGGGCGCGGGAGCGGGTGGCGGGAGGAACGGTCGTGGCGGGTCTGACCAGCTCGGGCTCGGGAGCCAGTTTCAGCTCCCGGCCCTGCCGGGAGACCCAGGTGCTGCGGGGGAGGGCCGGGGCCTCAGTGCAGGCAGCTGTGTCAATCGTTTCCCCCCCAGGGACACGCCGGTGTCTAGGGAGGATGGGTTGTGCAGCTGCGCCAGGCCTGCTGGGGCCGCGGCCCGGGATCGGGGAGGTAGGGAGCTGGCGGCTCGGAACCGCCCTCAGCCCGGCCCGGCGGATGCTGGCCCAGCGCAG